Within Staphylococcus sp. NRL 16/872, the genomic segment TGTTTAATGAAATTCAGTGTATCTTCGCCATTATCAAAATCATCTACGACTTTCATGTCTTCATTGAATTCTATTAATTGAACCATTGCTTGACGTAACATATATTGATCTTCTGCAATTACAATTGAAATCATTGTACACCTTCTCTCGGTATAGTGATTTTTAGTTGGGTACCATTAATTGACTCGACTTCTAACGCACCATGAAGTAATTCCACTCTATCACTTATACTTTTTAGTTTAATTTCTTTTGGGTTTTTAATTCCAATTCCATTATCTTTTACAAGTAATTGAATACTTTCTTGATTATTTTCTAATTTGCTTTCAACTTTAGTAGCTTGCGCATGTTTAATAATATTATTTATCATTTCTCTGAAAATCATCGCTAGTATAGACTGTTTGGCAGGATTTAAAGAATTGGCCCCTTGTTTATTTTCAAATGAAAATTCAATATTAGCATCATGTAATATATTATCAATAGATATAATTTCATCTTCAAAATTTTGCACTTTCAAATTCTCAATAATATGCCTTACTTTATTTAAAGTTTCTTTTGAAATTTCATTTATATTTTTAATTTCTTCTTTCGCAGACTCAGGGTTTGTTTCAATTAATTTAAAAGCTAATTCTGATTTTAAACTAAGGCTAGCAAACACATGACCTAAAGTATCATGTAAATCTTGTCCAATTCGATTACGTTCTTGTTCTGCAATAAGCACATTGATATATTTATTTTTTGCTTCAAGTTGTCTACGAGTTTCTCGATCTTTTGCAGTACTAAAATTTCCGAATAATAATGCTAAAATAACAATATAGTAAATAAGTAGACTTACTAAACTAAAAATGTCATCTTGATAAACTGTTACAATGAGACAACTCACCATCGTAAGCAATAAAAGCAAAAATTCGATTGATTTTACACTTGCTTTAAACATAAAAGGAATTGCAAATGCACTAAAGAAGAAAAATAAGCTTAGCATTGGACTAAATAATGCTACAAAATAAATAATTGCAATTAAATGTACAATAAATAAAGTTAAATTTAATCTATGATTTAACTTTTGATGAAACAGAATTAAACCACTGTAGGCAATAGTAAAAATAAATACAACTATAATATTTAGAATAAATTCTTCTCGATTTCTTGTTAAATAAACTCCATAAAACGGAAAGATAAGATAAATTAATGAAGAAATTTCTCCCATCCTAGCACCGAAGTCACGACGTGTCATTTAATTCACTTCTCTTTTCTTATTTATATATAGTGCAATGATTAAAAATACGAAGCTATACATAATTAAAATAACAAATGATTGTATATTGAAACCATTACCTTTACCTAAATCTAACGCAAGTTGACGTAAATGATAGGTAGGCATGCACTTCGAAATGTGTTGTAACCAATTAGGAAATGTTTGAATTGGAAACCATAGCCCTCCAAGAATTGCTAATACCATATTAAGTAGATTTGCAATACCACTCGCTTTTTGCGCTTCATTAAATTGGGTAATAATAAGACCAAAAGTTAAAAATAAACTTCCTCCAATCCATAATGAAAACCCAGATAAAACCCATTCACTCAAACTCAAATTAACACCTTTATAAAAATGCGCTACACTAAATAATAATATAATTGAAATCAAAAAAAGTGTCATCGTTTTTATAATCTTTGCTAAATAATAATTAAAAGTTGTCATAGGCGTAGCTATCAATTTTTTATACCAGCCAATATTTCTTTCTTCAATGATTTCAAGTGGAAATTGCATCAAACAAAATCCCATTAAACTAAACGTTGTCATACTATACATATACTCTTTATAGAAAACTTTTTTAGCATCTTCTGGTAAATCGATCAAAGAGGTAAATAATATATAAAATGCTACAGGAAATATGAATGCTAAGAAAGTAGTTAATTTGCGTCTAACCATTAATTTATATTCAGTTTTTAATAAAATCATAGTATTATTCATCATTTAATGCCCCTTTCTTATTAGTATTTGCAAACATTAATTCAAGCAATGATTTTTTATAAATAGTCATATAGTTTAAATTGAAGTTTAGTTCTATCAAGCTTTTTATCACTTTTTCAACTTCATTCGTATAAATTTTCAAATTTTCATTTTTCACTTCTGTTTTGAATAATTTTGCAAGTATTTGATGTATTTTATAGCTATAATTTGTTAACTCTATAACTGAATTATCTTGATTAGATAAGATATGTTGTGGCGTATCATTAATTTTTACTTTTCCAGCCTCTAAATAAATCACTCTATCAGCCATCCGCTCTACCTCTTCTATGTAGTGCGAAGTATATAATATTGTTATATTTTGACGTTTAAGGCGATAAATGATTTGCCAAAAATGTTCTCTTGTTTCTATATCCATAGCAGCTGTTGGTTCATCTAAAATTAAAAATTGAGGATTACCAATTAGTGTAAGCGCGAAATCTAACAGTCTTTTTTGGCCACCTGAAAGATCATTAGCATGTTGGTTCATTTGCGTTTGACTAAACTGCGTTAATTCCCTAAATTGCTCTAATGTCATACTATTTTTATACAAATTTTGATATAAATAAAATAATTCTTTAACTTTAATTAATTTTGGGAAGTTAGTACGTTGAAATAAGATTCCCATATTTTTTGATTGATTTAAGCCCTCTGTATCTTCAACCGAGCCTTTCGAGGCATGTTTGTGGCCGATTAATATATCAATTAATGTTGATTTACCTGCTCCATTTTTCCCAATTAAAGCAGTACATGCTCCCTTTTCAATTGTTAATGAAATATCCTTAAGTACCTCTTTTTTTCCAAAAGATTTAGACAAATGCATTATTTCAACCATGACTGTTTCACTTCCTTTTATAATATAGATATAATGTATCAATTCTTACTTCTTAGAGTTAGTCCAATCTGTCACTGTTTTGATATGACATTTGTCATAGAAAAACTCACTAAAACTAAAATTTAGTCTTAGTGAGTCGTAATTTTCTATAAAATTGGTGATACTAATTTTGCAAGATCTTCTTTAATTTTAATGATAACTGATCGTTTATCATATTCTTCTTTAGTTAACTGTTTAGATTTTTTAATATCTTCTTCAAATGCTGTTTTCAATTGTTGCGCGATATCTTTATCATAAATAAACGCATTGACTTCGAAGTTTAAAGCAAAGCTACGGTAGTCCATATTTGCAGAACCGACACTGCTAACTTCTCCATCAATCATAGCGACTTTTGAATGGATAAAACCATTTTCATATGTGTAGACTTTTACACCACTTTCAAGTAAATCTGCTGCATTTGAAAATGTAGCCCAATATACGAAAGGATGGTCGGGTTTACTTGGTATCATTAAGTGCACGTCCACGCCAGCATTAGCAGCCATTTTCAAAGCGTTAATATATGAACGATCTGGAATAAAATAAGGGCTTTGTAAATAAACCGATTTCTTAGCACTCATAATCATCTTAGTGTAACCATATTCGATTTGATGTAGTTCATAAGCCGGTCCACTTGAAGCAATTTGAATGGCTGAACCTCCTTGATGTTGTTCTTTCTTTGGTGGAAAATATCTTTCATCATATTCAAATTGTGGACGATGCGCTTGAGAGTTCCAATCGAGGATAAAACGCATCTGTAAAGCATCAACCACATCACCTTCTACACGAGTATGTGTATCACGCCAGTAGCCTAATTTTCCTAAACCTAAATAATCATCACCTATGTTAAACCCACCAATATAACCCACTTGTCCATCAATAATAATGATTTTACGGTGGTTACGGTTATTCATTCTAAAGTTGATTATAGGAAATTTAGAAGCAAAGAATGCTTCTACTTCGCCACCTAATGAAGTGAATTTTTTGAATTTAGCTCTTCCTACTTTCTTGGAACCTACATCATCATATAAAATTTTAACTTCCAAACCTTCTTTAAGCTTTGTTTCTAATGCATCAATAATTCGATGACCTAGCCCATCTAGTTCGAATGTATAATATTCTAAATGTATGTAATCTTTCGCATTATAGATATCTTCAATGACTTTGTCATATAATTTATGACCATCTGTAAATAAATCTACTTTATTTCCTTCAGTTAAAAACCCATCTTGTTTCATCAATAACATTCTAATCATGTCACGATGTTTTTTAACTTCTTTATTATTCGTTTGATAATTATTAGCGTCTAATGCCTCAACTTGTTGCTTAATGACATCTTTGAAGGTGTCCAGTTCTTTACCGTTGTTTTTTTCCATTTTACGTTTAGATACGGTTCTACCAAAG encodes:
- a CDS encoding ABC transporter ATP-binding protein, giving the protein MVEIMHLSKSFGKKEVLKDISLTIEKGACTALIGKNGAGKSTLIDILIGHKHASKGSVEDTEGLNQSKNMGILFQRTNFPKLIKVKELFYLYQNLYKNSMTLEQFRELTQFSQTQMNQHANDLSGGQKRLLDFALTLIGNPQFLILDEPTAAMDIETREHFWQIIYRLKRQNITILYTSHYIEEVERMADRVIYLEAGKVKINDTPQHILSNQDNSVIELTNYSYKIHQILAKLFKTEVKNENLKIYTNEVEKVIKSLIELNFNLNYMTIYKKSLLELMFANTNKKGALNDE
- a CDS encoding ABC transporter permease, with the protein product MILLKTEYKLMVRRKLTTFLAFIFPVAFYILFTSLIDLPEDAKKVFYKEYMYSMTTFSLMGFCLMQFPLEIIEERNIGWYKKLIATPMTTFNYYLAKIIKTMTLFLISIILLFSVAHFYKGVNLSLSEWVLSGFSLWIGGSLFLTFGLIITQFNEAQKASGIANLLNMVLAILGGLWFPIQTFPNWLQHISKCMPTYHLRQLALDLGKGNGFNIQSFVILIMYSFVFLIIALYINKKREVN
- a CDS encoding sensor histidine kinase, encoding MTRRDFGARMGEISSLIYLIFPFYGVYLTRNREEFILNIIVVFIFTIAYSGLILFHQKLNHRLNLTLFIVHLIAIIYFVALFSPMLSLFFFFSAFAIPFMFKASVKSIEFLLLLLTMVSCLIVTVYQDDIFSLVSLLIYYIVILALLFGNFSTAKDRETRRQLEAKNKYINVLIAEQERNRIGQDLHDTLGHVFASLSLKSELAFKLIETNPESAKEEIKNINEISKETLNKVRHIIENLKVQNFEDEIISIDNILHDANIEFSFENKQGANSLNPAKQSILAMIFREMINNIIKHAQATKVESKLENNQESIQLLVKDNGIGIKNPKEIKLKSISDRVELLHGALEVESINGTQLKITIPREGVQ
- the cls gene encoding cardiolipin synthase, producing the protein MKYMFGPDLGTVFTIILALGFVINLVLAFIIIFLERDRRSATSTWAWLFVLFVLPLIGFILYLFFGRTVSKRKMEKNNGKELDTFKDVIKQQVEALDANNYQTNNKEVKKHRDMIRMLLMKQDGFLTEGNKVDLFTDGHKLYDKVIEDIYNAKDYIHLEYYTFELDGLGHRIIDALETKLKEGLEVKILYDDVGSKKVGRAKFKKFTSLGGEVEAFFASKFPIINFRMNNRNHRKIIIIDGQVGYIGGFNIGDDYLGLGKLGYWRDTHTRVEGDVVDALQMRFILDWNSQAHRPQFEYDERYFPPKKEQHQGGSAIQIASSGPAYELHQIEYGYTKMIMSAKKSVYLQSPYFIPDRSYINALKMAANAGVDVHLMIPSKPDHPFVYWATFSNAADLLESGVKVYTYENGFIHSKVAMIDGEVSSVGSANMDYRSFALNFEVNAFIYDKDIAQQLKTAFEEDIKKSKQLTKEEYDKRSVIIKIKEDLAKLVSPIL